The genomic stretch GCTGGGCGTGCCGGACGTGTTGTCTTCGGGGTTCGTCATGCTCCACATTACGCGATGCCCGGCGGCGCCGTTGCGTCCCCCGGAAGATGCACGCCCGTGCCCACAATGAGCGGCAGCGGCACGCTCAGAGGCCCCGCCCCAAACAGCGGCACCAGTGCGGCGCGGTGCTCGTTCAGCAGCCGGTCGCGCCCGGCCGCCGCAAGCCCGGCCAGCGGCGCACCTTCCAGCCCGGCCTGAATATCGGCCAGCCGGGCCTGTGGGCTGGGCAGCGTGTAGAAGAGGGGACAGAGCGCCGCGCTGGCCTGCAGACCCCCGGCACGCAGCACCTCGGCCAGGGCCTGGGGTGTGGGCAGGCGGCCCAGGGGCGGCGCGCCGGGTTTCAGGCCGTGGGCCCCCAGCGCCGCGCGCCACAGGCCCGGCAAGTCGCCCAGCAGCCCCGGCCCGAAGCTGGAGACCACCAGCCGCCCCCCGGGCCGCAGCACCCGGGCCCATTCGCGCACAGCGCCGGTCATGTCCGGCATGAAAAACAGGCCAGCCGCACAGATCACCACGTCAAAGTGGGCGGCTGGGAAGGGCAGCCGCGCGGCGTCCGCCTGCACGAAGGTGGCGCCGGGCAAGCGGGCGCGCGCCACAGCCAGCATCCCCGCCGACAGGTCGGTGCCCACCCGCGCCCCGCTGGCCCCTGGCGGCAGGGCGCGCAAGACCGTGCCGGTGCCGGTCATCACGTCCAGCACGTGTTCGTGCGGCTCTACCCCCGCCGCCCCCGCCACGAAGCGCGCGGCCTGGGCCAGAAAACCCACCTCGTCGTAGGTGGCGGCCACGGCGTCGAACAGGCGGGCGTTGGCCTGCTCGCGTTCGCCGCTCACGGGGCCCCCAGGGCGGCCCGCACCTGCGCCACCCGCTGGGCCACAGAGCCCTGCAGGGCCGTGTAGGCCACCCCGCGCGTGTCCAGGTCCTGCCGGATCAGCGCCTGCTGCACGGCGCGTACCTCGGTGTTGGCGCGCCAGCCGTCCTGTTCGTGGGGCAGGTCGGTGCCGCACAGAAAGGTGTGGGCGTAGCGGGCGCGGCATTCGTCTGCCAGGGCGTGCAGTTCGGGCGGCGCCGTGCCGGTCAGCAGGTACGACCACATGCGGGTGGTGGCGGCGTCGGTGTCGCAGAACACCCAGCGGTGAACGCCGGGCGCCCGCGCGGCCTCGTCTTCCAGGGCGCGGTGCCCCCGGGCGATCTCCAGAAAATGCGCGGGCCCCAGCTGGCCCCCTTCCCGCTCGTACACGTCCCGGCCGTATTCGCGCACCCAGGCGGTGCCCAGCGCCTCGCCCAGCGCGCGGGTGAGGGTGCTCTTGCCGGTGCTCTCGGCGCCCAGGATGTTCACCCGGCGCACGAAGTGGGCGTACACCACGGGGTCCAGAAAGGCCCGGTGGGCATGAACATCAGCGCGCAGGGCGCTCCCGCTGATGGGTACGGCCTGCCGCGCCCGGTCCACGCACACGTGCGCCGCGCCCAGTTCGGCGGCCAGCGCGTCCCCGTAGGCTTCCGAGGTGAACACCGCGTCGGGGAAAACCCTCCAGCCCCGGAGCACCGAGTGCACGTACGCGCGGTGCACGGCGTCCGGCTCGTCGTTGGGCGGCGGATTCGGGGCGTCGGGCAAGAGGTCCAGCCCTGGAAACAGCCGTCCCGGATACAGCTCGCGCAGCCAGCCCCGGCGCAGCGGCGAGGGCATCTCCGGGAAATCCGGGCGGGAATAGACCCACACGCTCAGGCGCTCGCAGCGGGCCAGGGCGTGGTTCAGCAGGTGCAGGTGGCCCCGGTGGAGCGGCGCAAACTTGCCGATCACCAGGCCGCAGCGGAATTCAGGCAAAGGCCACCGCCCGCGCCTCGTCGCGCCGCCACTGCCGCCAGCCGTACACGCTCATGGCGGCCAGCATGAATTGCAGCCCAAACAGCACCCAGTACTGGGTGTGCCAGAAATACACCGCCTGCACGGCATTGACCGCGATCCACACCGGCCAGGACCACGACCAGCGGCGGGTGGTGCCAAAGTTGGCGATCAGGGCCAGGGTGACGGCCACGAACTGCACCCAGTTCCACCCGGCGCTGAAATCTGTGGCGGCCACGGTAAAAGTGAAAATCAGCAGGCTGGCGGCCCAGGTGACGCCATACCACGCGGGCTCGTTGAAGCGGATCTCGCCCCGGGCCCGGCGCGTTTCCAGGTGCCACAGGTACAGCCCGTGAAGGCCGAACAGCAGGTACGTGACCTGCAGGCCGGCCAGCATCCACTGCCCGCCAGAGAGAAACAGCAGGAAATATGGCAGCAGCGAGGCGTTGCTCCAGTGCCAGTAGGTGCTGCGCTTGAACCACAGGTAATACAGGCTGACCAGTACGCACAGGCCGCCCGCAAGGTCCAGGGCGAGGGTAGGGATGGAGAGGCCAAAGAGGGTCATGGGGTCGCCTTAGATTCGTGTTCCGGGGGCAATAGCCCTTCTGGCAGATGCGTCTTCCGGTCAATCCGCCCGTCATACTCAGCGCCCACAAAATGCGCCAGCACGCGAATGGGCCCAATGATCCCCCCATTGAAGGCGTCCAGCTCCTCGGCGGGCACCCATAGTTCCTGATGGCGGTCTTGTGCGCCCACCACCTGAATCTCGTAGCGGGTGGCCACCTCGGCCCGCACTTCGAAGGTCGTCACAAAACCCACAGGCGGATCGTTGCGCTTTGCGTTCCAATCACGGGCAATTTCCTCGGCGTACTCCGCATTCAGCACGGGGTAGAAGATGGGCTGGTCTGGCAGGCGGGGCGGCCACGCGCGCCAGTCACGCTCGGCCACCAGGTGCAGTTCGTGCAGGCCGGTGGGGCGGTAGAGGGTCACGGTGTCGCCCACCGGGGGCCAGGGCACGGTGCGCTCGGCCTTCGGGGGAAAGAGGGTGTCCAGCCAGTCTGGCGTCATGGGGAAGGCCTTCTCGTGGGAGCAGCAGAGGGGCGGCTTGGCATGGTGAGGCCATCATGTCAGGCGGCGCAGGGTGAAGGCATCCGCTTTGCGGACGATGTGCCTGCAGGAGCGGCGTGGTGCCGGACCTACGTCCCGCGTCAAAAGCAAAAACTCCGCGCGGGGCGGAGTCCTGTCTCTGGAGCCGAGGGTCGGATTCGAACCGACGACCTACTGATTACGAATTTCTTTTCTGGTATCCCAGGTTTTCCCTGATATTCACTTTTTGTCGTTCTGGATGGAGTTTGCTGATTCGATTCTTCTTCCTGTTTCTCTCGTTCTCCCACCCTTTCCCAGGCTGGTAGTGACACGGTAGTGACAATTTTAAGTCTTAGGGAGCTCGTGTGGGACGGCGGAAATCGGAAAGTGCATTTTCCTATTTGTAATGTGCGGACTGGGGATCACATGAGGACATCTGCAGATGAGGGAGAGGATACGGTGAGGCATGACCTACAGCCTCCTGCAACCCACCCCCGACGGCGTACAGACGGTCGCCCGCTTCGGCACCTACGTCAAAGCCCGCGCCGCCGCTAACGAGGGACACGAGTACACCGCCACCGAAATGCACCCTAGTGGATACGTGGAAGTCGAGGACAAGCACGGGCAGACGCTGTACCTGATCACCTGGACGAAGGATGAGGAAAGCTACTGACCCGTAGAGTTAATGGTCTGATTGAGAAAAACTTTGACAGTAGAGATGGCAGTAAAAGTCCGACAAGCCGTACAGCCCTTCAGCAAAACTGTCGACATATCTCGCCATCAGACCACTAAGTCGACTTCCATGTCGGTTTGGTGCGGGCGCGAATGCTCCAGGAATCAGCTCATTGTCTCGAAAAGATTCGGCCCAACATGCGCACGGCGTCCCCTTCCTGCAATTGGTCCCACCTGTAGAACTGTCCGCTGTCAAAGATGAAATCGTCATGCTGACGGACCTCAGTACCGGACATCTTAGGTTTTGGATCGACTGAGACGTCGTCCGCCATTTTCTAGCCGTGACCACATTGTGGGCAGCACAAGAGCGGCATCACTGGTCTGTGACAATCCACGATGCCGCTCCAGGTGAGTGTACCCATCTCGCCGACCTGTTGAAAGCACGACTTCCCTTCCTCCGGCGCGACACGCTGCAGCGTGTCGCTGACGTGATCGAAGCCCTGATTCAAGCACAATCGACCTGTCACCGGGTCCTGGCTACGTTCCTGCCCAGTGAAGCGTCGCCTGAAGCCCGAAAAAAGCGAATACACCGATGTTTTCAAGACGAACAACTGACCGATGACGTCTTCCTCCACGTGCTCCTGCCCCTG from Deinococcus arcticus encodes the following:
- a CDS encoding class I SAM-dependent methyltransferase, producing the protein MSGEREQANARLFDAVAATYDEVGFLAQAARFVAGAAGVEPHEHVLDVMTGTGTVLRALPPGASGARVGTDLSAGMLAVARARLPGATFVQADAARLPFPAAHFDVVICAAGLFFMPDMTGAVREWARVLRPGGRLVVSSFGPGLLGDLPGLWRAALGAHGLKPGAPPLGRLPTPQALAEVLRAGGLQASAALCPLFYTLPSPQARLADIQAGLEGAPLAGLAAAGRDRLLNEHRAALVPLFGAGPLSVPLPLIVGTGVHLPGDATAPPGIA
- a CDS encoding AAA family ATPase, with protein sequence MPEFRCGLVIGKFAPLHRGHLHLLNHALARCERLSVWVYSRPDFPEMPSPLRRGWLRELYPGRLFPGLDLLPDAPNPPPNDEPDAVHRAYVHSVLRGWRVFPDAVFTSEAYGDALAAELGAAHVCVDRARQAVPISGSALRADVHAHRAFLDPVVYAHFVRRVNILGAESTGKSTLTRALGEALGTAWVREYGRDVYEREGGQLGPAHFLEIARGHRALEDEAARAPGVHRWVFCDTDAATTRMWSYLLTGTAPPELHALADECRARYAHTFLCGTDLPHEQDGWRANTEVRAVQQALIRQDLDTRGVAYTALQGSVAQRVAQVRAALGAP
- a CDS encoding nicotinamide mononucleotide transporter family protein, producing the protein MTLFGLSIPTLALDLAGGLCVLVSLYYLWFKRSTYWHWSNASLLPYFLLFLSGGQWMLAGLQVTYLLFGLHGLYLWHLETRRARGEIRFNEPAWYGVTWAASLLIFTFTVAATDFSAGWNWVQFVAVTLALIANFGTTRRWSWSWPVWIAVNAVQAVYFWHTQYWVLFGLQFMLAAMSVYGWRQWRRDEARAVAFA